The proteins below are encoded in one region of Penicillium psychrofluorescens genome assembly, chromosome: 4:
- a CDS encoding uncharacterized protein (ID:PFLUO_007160-T1.cds;~source:funannotate), with the protein MTPSHRRGPWVPEEDQLLLQLVREQGPNNWVRISQHMHYRSPKQCRERFHQNLKPSLNREPISADEGLMIERMVTEMGKRWAEIARRLGNRSDNAVKNWWNGSMNRKRRGVSTPSASRTYNGRVEAPYARPSVHSPSRSRYPVRPWTEGANPDHRLHSRRESISMVPRQLSPIYTLPSINRPIETPLTSPAFSEVSNATSVEPPSMVSDHNSVCSSSPRTVPSPQLLPLPEQVRSQYGDVRRPVQVVDDSPPSYSGRSLESLSEIASKRKWVEYQPTLTSWHQPVDSQKQWQSQAEPVRDTRMGVNNLLN; encoded by the coding sequence ATGACTCCCTCTCATCGTCGTGGACCCTGGGTCCCCGAGGAAGACCAGTTGCTCCTCCAACTAGTCCGCGAGCAAGGCCCCAACAACTGGGTGCGCATCTCGCAACATATGCACTACCGCTCGCCCAAACAATGTCGCGAACGCTTCCACCAGAATCTCAAGCCCTCGCTCAATCGCGAGCCCATCTCCGCCGACGAGGGGCTGATGATCGAGCGCATGGTCACGGAAATGGGCAAGCGCTGGGCGGAAATCGCCCGTCGCCTGGGCAATCGCAGCGACAACGCGGTCAAGAACTGGTGGAATGGCAGCATGAACCGCAAGCGCCGTGGCGTGAGCACTCCGTCCGCCTCGCGCACCTACAACGGCCGTGTCGAGGCCCCCTACGCCCGCCCCTCCGTTCACAGCCCGTCTCGCTCGCGGTATCCCGTTCGACCATGGACGGAGGGGGCCAACCCTGACCACCGCCTGCACTCGCGGAGAGAGTCCATTTCGATGGTGCCCCGCCAACTCTCGCCCATCTACACACTCCCCTCCATCAACCGCCCGATTGAAACCCCCTTGACTTCTCCCGCCTTCTCAGAAGTGTCGAATGCCACCTCGGTCGAGCCTCCATCCATGGTCTCCGACCACAACTCCGTctgctcttcatcgcccCGCACTGTGCCGTCTCCTCAActtctgcctcttccagAGCAGGTCCGGTCTCAGTACGGCGATGTTCGCCGCCCCGTCCAGGTTGTGGATGACTCCCCGCCCAGCTACTCCGGGCGATCGCTGGAGTCTCTGTCCGAAATCGCCTCCAAACGGAAGTGGGTGGAGTACCAACCCACTCTGACCTCATGGCACCAGCCCGTGGACTCGCAAAAACAGTGGCAATCCCAGGCCGAACCCGTCCGCGATACTCGCATGGGTGTCAACAACCTTTTGAATTAG